In one window of Armatimonadota bacterium DNA:
- a CDS encoding DUF2207 domain-containing protein — protein AAVLASVLAEEGRWAKSANRRRILFALPLILAIGGPLVALVLYLVFGREYRLDDRPEYVRETDDWTPNEVGYLWKWGTLNATDMTATVMDLVRRGALKLEVRQEAHPRLGGLLGERMEDEHYLQWVGDYEDDLKPSERHLIEDMLFRDRRPGDVVSLETFAKSASAAPAATRKRYGRWRKAAQAEAKRFPITDPKSKVAMGIGIAVGFVMFLSVFLLGPLTESPLAFLPPFVGFGVIAASVAGIRRRTPQAAMALHRWQAFRRYLTDFSDLEDYPPPAVVLWEHYLVFAVTLGVAERVVEQFRELYPQVAAAGVGGAFANWTVGGQSPLSGMSSMQSAFSSFSSAISTATSSFSCSSGGGGGFSGGGGGGGGGGGGGAG, from the coding sequence GCTGCAGTCCTCGCGTCGGTGCTCGCGGAGGAGGGGCGGTGGGCCAAGAGCGCCAACCGCAGACGCATTCTGTTCGCGCTGCCGCTCATCCTGGCCATCGGCGGTCCGCTCGTCGCGCTCGTGCTGTACCTAGTCTTCGGACGGGAGTACCGCCTCGACGACCGGCCCGAGTATGTGCGCGAAACCGACGATTGGACGCCGAATGAGGTCGGCTATCTGTGGAAGTGGGGAACGCTTAATGCGACCGACATGACGGCAACCGTCATGGATCTGGTTCGCCGCGGCGCGCTTAAGCTGGAGGTGCGGCAAGAAGCGCACCCGCGCCTCGGCGGGCTTCTCGGCGAGCGGATGGAGGATGAGCATTATCTCCAATGGGTGGGGGACTACGAGGACGACCTGAAACCGTCCGAGCGGCATTTGATCGAGGACATGCTGTTCCGGGATCGCAGGCCCGGCGATGTCGTGTCGCTGGAGACGTTTGCGAAGTCGGCAAGCGCCGCCCCTGCGGCTACGCGCAAGCGCTACGGGCGGTGGCGCAAAGCTGCGCAGGCCGAAGCGAAACGATTCCCAATTACCGACCCCAAGAGCAAGGTCGCGATGGGCATCGGAATCGCCGTGGGGTTCGTGATGTTTCTGTCCGTGTTCCTGCTTGGCCCCCTGACCGAGTCGCCGCTTGCCTTCCTGCCGCCCTTTGTGGGCTTCGGGGTCATAGCGGCCAGCGTCGCAGGCATACGGCGCCGCACACCACAGGCCGCGATGGCGCTCCACCGCTGGCAGGCGTTCCGCCGCTACCTCACGGATTTCTCGGACCTCGAGGACTACCCGCCTCCGGCGGTTGTGCTGTGGGAGCACTATCTGGTGTTCGCCGTCACCCTCGGTGTCGCGGAGCGCGTGGTAGAGCAATTCCGGGAGTTGTACCCGCAGGTCGCGGCGGCCGGCGTCGGCGGGGCGTTTGCCAACTGGACCGTCGGCGGTCAGAGCCCGCTGTCGGGGATGAGTTCGATGCAGAGCGCTTTCTCCTCCTTCAGCAGCGCGATCTCCACGGCGACGAGTTCCTTTAGCTGCAGCTCCGGCGGGGGAGGAGGATTCTCCGGCGGTGGCGGTGGGGGCGGAGGAGGCGGCGGTGGGGGCGCGGGCTAA
- the obgE gene encoding GTPase ObgE has protein sequence MLVDEAKVFVQAGDGGNGATSFRRERHVPRGGPDGGDGGSGGDVWVRANAKVRTLVDFLRKSHFRAQRGGHGAGANKTGERGADVEIMVPAGTVMYDANTGAQLADLAQPGDACLAARGGRGGRGNARFATAVRRTPRFAEKGEPGERRWLRLELKLLADVGIIGMPNAGKSTLLSRMSAAKPKIADYPFTTLAPNLGVAHTPEGKSFIVADLPGLVEGAHAGRGRGHDFLRHIERTRLLVHVVDLAADGRDPHDDFRVVNEELKAYPADLSRLPHLVAANKLDLPAAAERLDSFTRALRDAGFEVLPISAVTGDGVAELVYRCADLVEELAPAEENVEPRVFVPTPEAEPLNVERVGDGLYAVTGSAVEKLIARTDLDSDDAVGSIQSRLERMGVVERLRDLGAKHGDKVLIGEQQFDFLD, from the coding sequence ATCCTCGTTGACGAAGCGAAAGTCTTCGTTCAAGCGGGGGACGGCGGGAACGGCGCAACGAGCTTTCGCCGGGAGCGCCATGTGCCGCGGGGTGGACCCGATGGAGGGGACGGAGGCAGCGGCGGCGACGTATGGGTGCGCGCGAATGCAAAGGTGCGCACCCTTGTTGATTTCTTGAGGAAGAGCCACTTTCGCGCCCAGCGCGGCGGCCACGGAGCGGGCGCCAACAAGACCGGCGAGCGCGGCGCGGACGTCGAAATAATGGTTCCAGCCGGTACCGTGATGTACGACGCGAACACGGGCGCGCAACTCGCCGACCTCGCGCAGCCCGGCGACGCATGCCTTGCGGCGCGCGGCGGCCGCGGCGGGCGCGGGAACGCGCGATTCGCCACCGCCGTGCGGCGGACCCCGCGCTTCGCCGAGAAAGGCGAGCCCGGCGAGCGGCGTTGGCTGCGCCTGGAACTCAAGCTGCTTGCCGATGTCGGCATCATCGGCATGCCCAACGCCGGCAAGTCCACCCTCCTCAGCCGCATGTCCGCGGCCAAGCCCAAGATCGCTGATTACCCGTTTACGACCCTCGCGCCTAACCTCGGCGTCGCGCACACCCCCGAGGGCAAGAGCTTCATTGTCGCCGATCTCCCCGGTCTCGTGGAAGGCGCCCACGCCGGCCGCGGGCGAGGTCACGATTTCCTGCGCCATATCGAGCGCACGAGACTGCTGGTGCACGTCGTTGACCTGGCCGCCGACGGGCGCGACCCCCACGACGATTTCCGCGTCGTCAACGAGGAACTCAAGGCGTACCCTGCCGATTTGTCGCGGCTCCCGCATCTCGTCGCAGCGAATAAGCTCGACCTGCCCGCGGCTGCGGAACGGCTCGACTCGTTCACGCGCGCGCTGCGCGACGCGGGATTCGAGGTCCTCCCGATCTCGGCCGTCACCGGCGACGGCGTGGCGGAATTGGTGTACCGCTGCGCTGACCTCGTGGAGGAGCTAGCGCCTGCCGAGGAGAACGTTGAACCTCGGGTATTTGTCCCGACGCCGGAGGCCGAGCCGCTGAATGTCGAACGCGTCGGCGACGGCCTCTACGCGGTCACCGGGTCGGCGGTGGAGAAGCTGATCGCGCGCACCGATCTGGACAGCGACGATGCGGTGGGCAGTATTCAGAGCCGGCTCGAGCGCATGGGCGTGGTCGAGCGCCTGCGCGACCTCGGGGCGAAGCACGGCGATAAGGTGCTCATCGGCGAGCAGCAGTTCGATTTCCTGGATTGA
- the rpmA gene encoding 50S ribosomal protein L27 has product MAHKKGMGSTRNGRDSKSKRLGVKVFAGEMVKPGSIIVRQRGTKVRPGLNVGIGGDHTLFAKAAGTVVYEGSGNGGRRVSVLPVAAA; this is encoded by the coding sequence ATGGCACATAAGAAGGGCATGGGCAGTACCCGCAACGGGCGGGACAGTAAATCGAAGCGGCTGGGGGTGAAGGTGTTTGCCGGCGAGATGGTCAAGCCCGGCAGCATCATCGTCCGCCAGCGCGGAACCAAGGTGCGGCCGGGGCTCAACGTCGGTATCGGCGGCGATCACACCCTGTTCGCCAAGGCTGCGGGCACGGTTGTGTATGAGGGCTCGGGCAACGGAGGCCGGCGGGTCAGCGTACTTCCCGTGGCGGCCGCCTAG
- the rplU gene encoding 50S ribosomal protein L21 yields the protein MYAILETGGKQYRVQEQSVLDVEALLAAPGERVAIDRVLMVGDDSGVRVGTPTVEDAQVICRVLAHGRGPRVRVFKYKPKKNYRRLRGHRQRVTRLLVERIEAGAEKQAD from the coding sequence ATGTACGCAATCCTCGAAACCGGTGGCAAGCAATACCGCGTCCAGGAGCAATCGGTGCTCGATGTCGAGGCACTGCTGGCGGCTCCCGGCGAACGAGTCGCGATCGACCGCGTGCTCATGGTCGGCGATGATTCCGGCGTCCGCGTCGGCACGCCGACGGTGGAGGACGCGCAGGTCATCTGTCGCGTGCTGGCGCACGGTCGCGGGCCGCGCGTTCGCGTGTTCAAGTACAAGCCGAAGAAGAACTACCGGCGGCTGCGCGGGCATCGCCAGCGCGTGACGCGCCTGCTCGTCGAGCGCATCGAGGCCGGCGCGGAGAAACAGGCCGACTAG
- a CDS encoding metallophosphoesterase family protein, which produces AAEAGTSYVIAIKAINDIEEGALRHARLMLGGTEELDARRDAFLDRLRQAAQFCSHHPAPNPALLSAVIAAADTAANAAENLSALPDLLDDAEAQLQPVFAAMLAEPVFLAPPYLQNVTPTAITVMWETAGEFPGYVEYSETLYGEHRRLQSDASALHEVRIEDLKPGTAYMYRVVAGGSETPWSSFKTAPTTAGAIRFTVWADSQSGPPMNEHVFRHMAAFRPDIAVGTGDVVGSGSNLQQWTDGHLQSLRHLSASVPTYVAIGNHEYGGFWDTDPRVCPPYERYFDHPTARSGNEYWFSFDYGPARFIMLDANKVDGPKGERIPPGSPQYEWFARELADAAENAKWIFVFFHQPPYSECWGGGYYDGEFHLRQEIVPLIEKYKVDIVFSGHTHDYERGLPHPPYDPATGSGNEATYIITGGGGGSLDNHKYYEWPQIDLPDHTADPSNDRADEGRYYKHHFCLIDIDGDRLHFTAHAVKPDGSYEGVLDQFDLAAKDRKGL; this is translated from the coding sequence AGCCGCCGAGGCGGGCACGAGTTACGTCATCGCCATCAAGGCGATTAACGATATCGAAGAGGGCGCTCTGCGTCACGCGCGATTGATGCTCGGCGGCACGGAAGAACTGGATGCCCGTCGCGACGCATTCCTCGACCGCCTGCGGCAGGCAGCGCAGTTCTGCAGCCATCACCCGGCCCCGAATCCAGCATTGCTGTCCGCCGTCATCGCGGCTGCGGATACCGCTGCGAACGCGGCCGAGAACCTGTCCGCTCTGCCGGATCTCCTCGACGATGCCGAGGCGCAGCTCCAGCCGGTGTTCGCGGCGATGCTTGCGGAACCGGTCTTCCTCGCTCCGCCGTACCTGCAGAACGTCACTCCCACCGCCATCACGGTCATGTGGGAAACGGCTGGCGAGTTCCCGGGATACGTGGAGTATAGTGAGACACTGTACGGTGAACACCGGCGGCTGCAAAGCGACGCATCCGCGCTCCACGAGGTCCGCATCGAAGACCTCAAGCCGGGCACTGCGTATATGTACCGCGTCGTCGCCGGTGGGAGCGAGACACCGTGGTCGTCGTTCAAGACCGCACCGACGACAGCCGGCGCGATCCGCTTCACGGTCTGGGCGGACAGCCAGAGCGGCCCGCCGATGAATGAGCACGTCTTTCGACACATGGCGGCCTTCCGGCCGGATATCGCGGTCGGTACCGGCGACGTCGTTGGCAGCGGCTCCAATCTCCAGCAGTGGACTGACGGTCACCTCCAGTCCCTGCGTCATCTCTCAGCCAGCGTACCGACCTACGTCGCCATCGGCAACCACGAATACGGCGGGTTCTGGGATACCGATCCGCGCGTGTGCCCGCCATATGAGCGCTACTTCGACCACCCGACCGCTCGTTCGGGCAACGAATACTGGTTCTCATTCGACTACGGCCCGGCGCGGTTCATCATGCTCGATGCGAATAAGGTGGATGGCCCGAAGGGGGAACGCATACCGCCGGGGAGCCCTCAGTACGAGTGGTTTGCCCGCGAATTGGCCGACGCCGCCGAGAATGCCAAGTGGATCTTTGTCTTCTTCCATCAGCCCCCGTATTCGGAATGCTGGGGCGGCGGGTACTACGACGGCGAGTTCCACTTGCGTCAAGAGATCGTCCCGCTCATCGAGAAGTACAAGGTGGACATCGTGTTTTCCGGCCACACCCACGACTACGAGCGCGGCCTCCCCCATCCTCCGTACGACCCGGCCACCGGCAGCGGGAACGAGGCGACATACATCATCACCGGAGGAGGCGGCGGCTCACTCGACAACCACAAGTACTACGAGTGGCCCCAGATAGACCTTCCCGATCACACGGCGGATCCGTCGAACGACCGTGCGGACGAAGGGCGCTACTACAAGCATCACTTCTGCCTCATCGACATTGACGGCGACAGGCTGCACTTCACGGCTCACGCCGTCAAACCGGACGGTTCTTATGAGGGCGTCCTCGACCAGTTCGACCTCGCGGCCAAGGACCGCAAGGGGCTCTAG
- a CDS encoding SCP2 sterol-binding domain-containing protein: MAAVDSFFAALPERFNAEAAAGVEAVFHFNITGEGGGQYAVTVANGECKVEQGAPDKADVTVTLAASDMAAIVAGDQDPTAAFMAGRLQVDGDILLAMKIGDLFLSG, translated from the coding sequence GTGGCAGCAGTTGACTCGTTTTTTGCGGCCTTGCCCGAACGGTTCAATGCCGAGGCGGCCGCCGGGGTAGAAGCGGTATTCCACTTCAACATCACGGGTGAGGGCGGCGGGCAGTACGCCGTGACTGTCGCCAACGGCGAGTGCAAGGTCGAGCAGGGCGCGCCGGACAAGGCCGATGTGACGGTCACTCTCGCGGCCTCCGACATGGCTGCCATCGTCGCCGGCGACCAGGATCCCACCGCTGCCTTCATGGCCGGCAGGCTTCAGGTAGATGGGGATATCCTGCTGGCGATGAAAATCGGCGACCTGTTCCTGAGCGGGTAG
- a CDS encoding glutamate-5-semialdehyde dehydrogenase, giving the protein MTVTSAEQEVIDKAQAAHVAARDMAALRTLAKNRALTAMADALTERQQFVLDANSADVRAARDAGLSEALVDRLLLSEKRIAAMAAGLREVAALPDPVGEVIEGWRRPNGLEILKVRVPLGVVSMIYESRPNVTVDAAGLCMKAGNAVVLRGGSEALRSNVALARVIADAAYAAGVPQGALQLIETAERAAAQQLMRLNQYVDVLIPRGGEGLIRAVVENSTVPVIETGVGNCHVYVDESADLDMAERIVINAKCQRPGVCNACETLLVHRAVAARFLKQVGPALVGQGVELRGCDLTREVLPEAGEATDDDWRAEYLDLILAVRVVESFEDALAHIATYSTKHSEAIITGDYERAQRFCEGVDAAAVYVNASTRFTDGGEFGLGAEIGISTQKLHGRGPMGLRELTTYKYVIQGAGQIRQ; this is encoded by the coding sequence ATGACCGTTACGAGCGCAGAGCAGGAAGTCATTGACAAGGCGCAGGCGGCGCATGTCGCAGCCCGCGACATGGCCGCGCTGCGAACGCTGGCGAAGAACCGCGCGTTGACCGCCATGGCCGACGCGCTGACGGAGCGGCAGCAGTTCGTCCTTGACGCCAATAGCGCGGATGTGCGGGCGGCCCGCGACGCGGGGCTCTCCGAGGCGCTCGTTGACCGCCTGCTGCTGAGCGAGAAACGTATCGCAGCCATGGCGGCGGGGTTGCGCGAGGTGGCGGCGCTGCCGGATCCCGTGGGCGAGGTCATCGAGGGCTGGCGGCGACCCAACGGACTCGAGATCCTCAAGGTGCGTGTGCCGCTCGGCGTGGTCAGCATGATCTACGAGTCGCGGCCCAACGTGACCGTGGACGCGGCAGGGCTGTGCATGAAGGCGGGTAACGCGGTCGTCTTGCGCGGGGGCTCCGAGGCGCTGCGGTCAAACGTCGCCCTCGCCCGCGTCATTGCGGATGCCGCGTACGCTGCGGGCGTGCCGCAGGGCGCGCTGCAACTCATCGAAACGGCGGAGCGTGCGGCGGCGCAGCAATTGATGCGGCTCAACCAGTACGTTGACGTGCTCATTCCGCGCGGCGGCGAAGGGTTGATCCGCGCGGTCGTCGAGAACTCCACCGTGCCGGTGATCGAAACCGGCGTCGGCAACTGCCACGTCTACGTTGATGAATCCGCGGATCTGGACATGGCGGAGCGCATCGTCATCAACGCGAAATGCCAGCGCCCGGGCGTGTGCAACGCGTGCGAGACGCTGCTCGTGCATCGCGCCGTGGCGGCGCGATTTCTCAAGCAGGTCGGCCCGGCCCTCGTTGGGCAGGGCGTCGAGCTGCGCGGATGCGATCTCACGCGCGAGGTGCTGCCCGAGGCCGGCGAGGCGACGGACGACGACTGGCGCGCCGAATACCTCGACCTCATCCTCGCGGTGCGCGTGGTTGAGAGCTTTGAGGACGCGCTGGCCCACATTGCGACCTACAGCACGAAGCATTCCGAGGCAATCATCACCGGGGACTACGAGCGCGCGCAGCGCTTCTGCGAGGGCGTGGATGCAGCCGCCGTGTACGTCAACGCCTCGACGCGCTTCACCGACGGCGGAGAGTTCGGCCTCGGCGCGGAGATCGGAATCAGCACGCAGAAACTCCACGGCCGCGGCCCGATGGGCCTGCGCGAGCTGACGACGTACAAATACGTGATCCAGGGGGCGGGCCAGATTCGGCAGTGA